The proteins below come from a single Pristiophorus japonicus isolate sPriJap1 unplaced genomic scaffold, sPriJap1.hap1 HAP1_SCAFFOLD_105, whole genome shotgun sequence genomic window:
- the LOC139241354 gene encoding probable G-protein coupled receptor 139 translates to MLPIELAKKICDTFIAVIGVPVNLVAIVILSRGKCGLSTCTTRYLVAMAAADLLVVITEIILRWISWYYFPGSLLDITPVCSVINLLSRVTTDCSVWFTVTFTFDRFVAICWQKLKTKYCTGRTAAVVLATSCILLCSKNIPHYFTIEPWEIIDNVPWYCSFIPAYFTEPGWVGFDLFDTVVTPLLPFAVILLLNALTVRYILVSSRVRKGLRGENKAGNGSDPEMESRRKSVILLFTISGSFILLWLINVIDVFYYSITGINPSDYSDSLYQFTEVGFILRNLSCCTNTFIYGVTQSKFREQLKSAVKYPVTSIVQLINKQNN, encoded by the exons ATGCTTCCAATTGAACTTGCCAAGAAAATATGCGACACTTTCATTGCAgtcattggtgttcctg tgaatttagtggcgattgtgatcctgtcccggggaaagtgcgggctgtccacctgcaccactcgctacctggtggccatggcagcggcggatctactggtggtcatcACTGAGATCATACTACGGTGGATCAGTTGGTATTATTTCCCGGGATCTTTGCTGGATATCACCCCTGTGTGTAGTGTTATCAATCTCCTGTCCCGTGtaaccacagactgttctgtctggttcactgtcactttcacctttgatcgatttgtggctatttgttggcagaagctgaaaaccaaatattgcaccgggagaactgcggctgtggtcctggcaacaagctgcattctgctctgcTCAAAAAACATTCCGCACTACTTTACAATTGAACCCTGGGAGATAATCGACAATGTTCCGTGGTACTGTTCCTTCATCCCAGCCTATTTTACTGAGCCCGGATGGGTGGGATTTGACTTGTTTGATACGGTtgtaaccccactgctcccattcgctgtaattttgttgctcaacgctctgacagtcagaTACATTTTAGTGTCCAGTCGAGTCCGgaagggactgaggggtgagaaCAAGGCGgggaatggcagtgacccagagatggagagcaggaggaagtctgtcattttactcttcactatatccggcagcttcatactgctgtggctgataaATGTTATAGATGTATTTTATTATAGCATTACAGGAATAAATCCCAGTGATTACAGTGATTCTTTATATCAATTTACAGAGGTCGGATTTATACTGCggaatttaagttgctgcacaaacacatttatttacggggtgacacagtccaagttcagagagcagttgaagagcgcggtgaaatatccggttacctcaattgtacaattaattaataaacagaacaacTGA